One Nitrospira sp. genomic window, AACTATGGGTCGCGGCAACGTCAGCTTTCTCTCCTTGTCCCAGTTTATCCATCATCACCTGCTCTGGCTGTTGATCGGCGCCTACACCCTCTCTGCCATCTGGCCAACCGCCGGCCTCTGGATTCGAAACGTCAGTTTCGGCGATCTTCGAATCGTCAATGAGAACCTGCATATTTCTCTTCTCCTGCTCTTGCTGGCCACCTTGATGTTCAATGCAGGGTTGGGGGTCAAGACTGCGCACCTCAGATCATTGACCAAGAAGGTAGGGGTCTTGTTTGCGGGGCTCACCGCGAATCTCGTCATCCCCATGGCCTATATCTTTCTGGTCACCCTTATCATGCGGCTGTGGTATGAGCCGGAGGAAGCCCAACACATCCTCGTTGGGTTGGCGTTGGTGGCGTCTATGCCGATTGCCGGGGCCTCAACCGCCTGGGCACAAAACTCAAATGGAAATCTAGCGCTGAGCTTAGGATTAGTCCTCGCCTCGACCATCCTCAGCCCCATCCTGACGCCTATCGCCCTGTATACGTTCGGGGAGATGGCTACGGAGGAATATGAGGCGGTCATACACACACTCGCTGCGTATGGATCAGGAGCGTTCCTGGGGCTCTGGATCGTATTGCCCTCTCTGCTGGGCCTTGCGGTGCGCTTCGTGGCGCCTGAAGCCCAACTAACGGCCATCATGCCGTTCATCAAACTGATCAATGCAGTTGTCTTGTTGCTGCTGAACTATTCGAACGGATCGGTGTCCCTTCCTCAAGCCATCGCGGACCGAGATTATGACTTTCTGGCGGTGACGCTGGCCATCACTGCGGGCCTCTGTGTCACGGCCTTTTCCTCTGGTTATGGGTTGAGTCGATTGTTCAAGGTCGATGAGGCTGATCGCGTCTCGCTCATGTATGGATTGGGGATGAATAACAACGGGACCGGGCTGGTCTTGGCCTCTCTTGTGCTTGGCTCGTATCCACGAGTCATGGTCCCCATCATTCTGTACAACCTGGTGCAGCATCTCGTGGCAGGAGGCGTGCATGAAGTGACAGGCCGGACCATTGGGAAGCAATAGATAGAAGGACACTGAGGGAACTAACAGATCAGAAACTTTCATTGCCTTCGGCTTCAGCGGGAGATTCCGACTAAGGCACCCGCATGGGTCAGACCTCCGCCATCTGTTGAACATGGCTTCCAGTGCCGTATTTTTCTTCGAATAGGAGTGGCAGGGATCAGGCAGGAACCCCAAATAAAGCTCCAACCCCAGCGGTCACGGCCATAGCCAAGGCGCCCCAAATGGTCACCCGCGCGGCAGCGGTCATCACGGAAGCACCTCCGACGCGCGCCGCCAGGGAACCTAAGAGAGCAAGAAATACGATCGAGCTTCCAGAAACAGCCCACATCAGCGCAGAGACGGGCACCAACAGAACTACCAGGAGAGGGAGGGCAGCGCCAACGGAAAATGTGACAGCCGAAGCCAGTGCGGCTTGAACCGGTCGTGCGGTGACGATGTCGGATATGCCCAGCTCGTCACGCCCATGCGCGCCGAGTGCATCATGTGCCATCAGCTGGGTTGCGACGTTGGATGCGAGTTCTGCGTCGAGCCCACGTGCAACGTAAATCGCGGTCATTTCCCGGTGTTCTTGCACCGGGTTTGCTGCTAACTCTTTGCGCTCCCGATCTAGATCCGCGCGCACGGTGTCGGCTTGTGAACTCACCGAAACATACTCACCAGCAGCCATTGCCATGGCACCAGCCACAAGACCGGCCACGCCCGCGGTCACAATACTCGTTGAACTCGCGCCTGCCGCCGCGACGCCTAAGACGAGACTTGCCGTGGAAACAAGACCGTCATTGGCGCCAAGAACAGCCGCACGGAGCCATCCAATGCGGCGTATGCTATGTGTTTCAAAGTGCGGCATGGCAACGGTTTACGAGTTAGTCAGCGGTGGCCAGCACGGGAAACCTCGCGAGGTAGTCTCACGGGTCTAATAGGGACAAGTCTACTGCAAAATCGTAGATGGGGCTATCGATCCGGAGATGATACGGGGAGTGCATGTGAGAGGGGAGAGAGCAGAGCGAATGATGAAACCTGAGAGATCAGACCGCTCTTGTTACTCACGGAAAGAATGGGCGGGTTAGAACGTGGTGATTGAGCAACACACGGAGCACGAATGCTAGATGATGATCTCGCAAGGTTGGAGAAAGACTTTCAGCGGGATTTCGCGGTCATCATGCCCTTGGATGTGCTTGCCGCGAAGCTCTTTGAGCGCGGCCACAATCTGTGGCAGAAACGTGGCCTCATATCCGAGTGCGACCATGAATAGGGTATTGGTATGGGCGTCGGGATCGGCTGAGTGGTTGGCATCGGGGACGGTCCCAGTTACACCACTACCTCCCACGCCTGAGATGACCGTATATCCTTTGATACCCACCTTCTTAAACATGGCCAAGATCTCGCTCTCCAACCTCTTTCCACAGACAATGTGAAGCATCTTCATGGGAGTCCCCTTCGACGTTGTGATTGTGGTCAGAGAAATCGTGTAGGTAGCGTATCACAGGGGGAAATCCCTCACAAATGCTGTGTCATATCGTGCGGTGGAGCAGGCAAGACACTCCCATTGGCTTCGGGGGCCGCCGAGTGCAGGAAAACCCTTCTCCGCCAGTAAATTGGACGAGGACAAGTTCGTGATGAAGAGTCGGGATGATATCGCACGGTATATGAATCCCCCATAAGATTATCGAGGCCTAGTGGTTTATGAAACGGCGCCAGGCACAACAGCTTAAGGGATGTTGTGAAAGGTTAGCCGAGATCCCACATAGGAGTTCTTTCTTGAATTATTACGAAGATTACGGTTAAGCCTTTGAAGAAGGCTACGTCTAGAAACACGGAACAAACAAGGGCTTTTTGAACCTTTTGAGCCCATACCCTGCGTTCTAAGAAATCGCAGGTCAGTCGTCGTCGGAGGCGGTTGTATACTTTTCATGTGTCTGAATCCAATCTGGCGAAAAGAGCAGTCATGCAAAGGCGCATCGCAGTTTTTGACGAAACGGGAACCAATAATCGCCCCCAGTCAGACGATCTGTCCGGATTCGGAGTCGGGGCCATAATATTCCCGTTCGATCATGTGCAATCTCTGTCACTTGCCTCAAAAAGTATTGGATCGCTCGTTAAGAATGGAGACTATAAATACAAGGATGTGAAGAATTGCGAGCCAGCAAGAGAGCTGTTCATTCGGACCATTAACTCTACCGATCCACCTGTAAACCTCTACGCTTTCTACGCTCACGGAGCTTGTATGACCCATGAGATCACGAGGACGAAGAAGGCCGCAGCAATTTACGGTAGGGAATATGGAAAAGAGTCCTCTCCCAGAGGAAAGGGATTCACCACCTTCGACTCTTTCATCACGTATATGGCATCGTGCATTGTTGCACACGCAGCAAGTAACAATTACGCCATAGATATTTATTGGGATCGACGTACCGATTTGGAACAAATCAAGGCTTCGTTTGATGAGAACGTTAAGCTTCAATCTGCCACGCGGCGGTATAGAGATGTGGCTAAAAAAGTGAATTTTTGCGGTGCTGTGACCCAAGAACTCTATCCAGTAGTTCGTCTGTCGGGTGTACTCGCTGGTGATATTTGGAATTATTTTGCAACCCATGGCCATAGAATTTGGTCTAAGCTTGACCAAGCGGGGTTGATCGATGAAAACAACCCCCCTCTCGATATCGATCATCCCTTATTAGCAGGCCCAGTTTGTGTTGCCACGATGAATGAACGACTCGCTGATGCGGAACCGTCGAAACTTGGGGCAAACGTGATGCTACAAGGCTACTACAAGCGTTTTCTGAAGAGCGTGGAGCATGAAAACCTCATTACTTTTGGTGCCCCCAATGGTCTGCTCGGAAATATTTTGATCCGCAATGGCAGTCAGTGGAGTATATATCAGTTGCCTGACTGAACAGCTTCATGGATTCCCACCTTGAGTCCCAGCATCTTATTAGTCCTCATCATCGGTTGCTGCTACCAGGACAGGGCAAATCACCCCCATCTCGCCCCATGTTGGGGGAGTTGTGAGTTGTGGTTTCTTGTGGGGTTAGGTTGTCTGAGGTAGAGCTATTTGAATTTGTAAAGCGCGGGTCGCGCGACTCACATAGCTCATCTTGTCATCGGCCCTTGACTCATCAAAATATATTGTTATACAGTTTACTCATGGTTACCAGTGCTCTCTCAACCAAGAAAGCGGTTGCGCTGTTTCACGCCCTGTCGGACGAGACGCGCTTGGAGTTGCTGGACCGTTTGAAAGACGGAGAACGATGTGTCTGTGAGCTGATGGATTCGATGAAAGCCGCGCAGTCGCGTCTCTCGTTTCACCTCAAAGTATTAAAGGATGCCGGGCTGGTCGAGGATCGCCGGGAGGGGCGGTGGATGTATTACTCGCTCAGTGCTCAAGCAATTGAGGAGCTGGAGGATTTGGTGGGTTCTCTCAAAAAAGCAGCCAAGTCAGCAGTCTCTGCGGGCCGCTGTTGCTGATTTTTTTGGTTCTTGTACATCAATATTTCTTGATTGGATGTTAATCATGAATGACGCACAGACGCTCAAAGACGAAATCAAGACCAGATACGGTCAGGCGGCTCTGCAGGCGCAGAAGCAGGAGCGGCGTTCCTGCTGCGGGACGGGGACTGTCTTGCAGGCGGGGCAGCTCGATCCTATCACCGGCAATCTTTACAGCGACCGCGAAGCGGCCACACTGCCTCAGGATGCCGTGGCGGCGTCGTTGGGGTGCGGGAATCCGACGGCGTTGGCACAGATCGCCCCTGGGGACACCGTCTTGGATTTGGGATCCGGCGGTGGCATTGATGTGCTGCTCTCCGCACGGCGGGTCGGGCCGACCGGTAAAGTCTACGGTCTGGACATGACCGACGAAATGTTAGATCTCGCGCGAGCGAATCAGGCGAAGGCCGGGGTGACGAATGTAGAATTCTTGAAGGGTGACATCGAACATATTCCGTTGCCAGACAACACGGTTGATCTCATCATTTCGAACTGCGTGATCAATCTATCGCCGGACAAAGATTTGGTGTTGGCTGAAGCCTTTCGGGTATTGAAGCCAGGAGGGCGGCTGGCTGTATCGGATATCGTGGTCCGGGGGGAGATCCCGCAAGCAGTCCGGCGTAATATCGAGCTGTGGGCCGGGTGTGTCGCTGGAGCATTGGAGGAGCAGGAGTACATCACGAAGTTGAATCGAGCCGGGTTCGAGCAAGTCTCGATCGAGCCGACTAGAGTCTATACGGCTGCCGATGCACGGGAGCTGTTCGAGGGAACCGATCTCGACCTCAATACCATTGCGCCGCTCGTCGATGGGAAGTTCCTCAGTGGGTTTGTCCGGGCGACGAAACCGGAGGCCAGTCCCGTGGCCTGTTGCTCAACTACCTGCTGTTCATGAAACAGCGCGTGTTGTTCCTCTGTACGGGGAATTCGGCTCGCAGCCAGATGGCGGAAGGATTACTTCGTCATCTGGCTGGGGATCGATTTGACGCCTTGAGCGCCGGCACGTATCCCGTCGGTCTGAACCCCGGAGCTGTGGCGGCCATGCGTGAGTTGGGCATCGATATTTCCGCCCAGCGGTCCAAGCGGATGGATGAGTTCGTTGACCAGGCGTTCGACTATGTCATTACCGTATGTGATCGGGCCAAGGAGTCGTGCCCCCGTTGGCCACATACGGGGCGGTTGCTTCATTGGAGCTTTGACGATCCCGCTATCGTAACAGGATCTCCTGAACAACAACGTCAGGCCTTTCGAACGGTGCGGGATCACATCAAAACCCACCTCGAAGAATTCCTCTCGACCAGTTTTAGGAATTCACACCAGAGATCTTCTTAAGCGCGCAACGGCTGAGGACCCTCGCCCTAGGGCCACAATATCGCTTGCTCCCAGATGGAGACTTCGCTATACAGGGCGGGTCGACAGCCTCAACTTCAGTAAGGGAGGAATGCGAATTATGAAACGAATGCCGGTTGGAGCGTTGCTGAGTGGACTCGTTAGTCTATTGGTGATGGCCGGTTGCGCATCGGAGCAGGCCTTCGTGGAACCAACATCGGCAAGCCCGTTCGTGTCGTCGGCTCCCTCTGAGCCTGCCCCCATTGGGCCGTCGGATTTCTTGACGGCGTGTCTCGCCAACATTTCGAACGAATCCAGCGAAGGGGCGAGGATGGTTGCCGAACAAAGCTGTCAGGATAGTGAAAGGCTCCATCAAGGTATCGTAGGAACAGCCCTCGCGAAGAGCGCCAACCGTGTATCCGCCGGGACGCAAGGTGATTCGCTAGACGCCTGTATGGCACGTATCCCCACCGAGGCAACGGCAGGTCAGCGACTGTTGGCGGAAGAAAGTTGTAAGCGTGATCAGTTCATACATCACTGAGTGCAAGATTTAACGGTCAACGGACTATGAACTGTGATTGAGGCATGGGGACCAGATAAGAGGCGGTCGAGTTTCCCCACCACCACCGTATCAATCTCACCCTTGAATGTTGCGTTTTGGAGTTCCTGAAACGCTGGGCGTTGTAAATTGGTCGCGCTGTAACGGTCTTCGAACCAGTGAATGGTTTTCAGCCGTTGCCGTTTATGCCATGTCTCAAGCTCAGCGCATTGACTATCAATCCTTCGTCCTTTGGGTGAGGACACGCGAATATAAAGAGCAGCACTCATACAAAAATGGGTACAGACGATTGTGCAGCCTGTCAATTAGCTAGAAACCTATGCAAGGGGAAGGGGTTCAGGATAATAAAAACACAAGAACCTATTTGCAGGGCAAGCAGGATTAAAAACAAAGGAAGTGGCAACAATGTCGTTGCATAAATATTCTCACAGGTTATTAATCCTACCAATTTACTAGAAACTGGTGTATGAACGATTGGCAACCGCAGAAAAAAATAAAAGTGTTATCGTCCATTTATTTGGTGTCAGGCAGCAGCAGAGTGCTCGGCAAAACCA contains:
- a CDS encoding Na+-dependent transporter — translated: MGRGNVSFLSLSQFIHHHLLWLLIGAYTLSAIWPTAGLWIRNVSFGDLRIVNENLHISLLLLLLATLMFNAGLGVKTAHLRSLTKKVGVLFAGLTANLVIPMAYIFLVTLIMRLWYEPEEAQHILVGLALVASMPIAGASTAWAQNSNGNLALSLGLVLASTILSPILTPIALYTFGEMATEEYEAVIHTLAAYGSGAFLGLWIVLPSLLGLAVRFVAPEAQLTAIMPFIKLINAVVLLLLNYSNGSVSLPQAIADRDYDFLAVTLAITAGLCVTAFSSGYGLSRLFKVDEADRVSLMYGLGMNNNGTGLVLASLVLGSYPRVMVPIILYNLVQHLVAGGVHEVTGRTIGKQ
- the arsM gene encoding arsenite methyltransferase: MMNDAQTLKDEIKTRYGQAALQAQKQERRSCCGTGTVLQAGQLDPITGNLYSDREAATLPQDAVAASLGCGNPTALAQIAPGDTVLDLGSGGGIDVLLSARRVGPTGKVYGLDMTDEMLDLARANQAKAGVTNVEFLKGDIEHIPLPDNTVDLIISNCVINLSPDKDLVLAEAFRVLKPGGRLAVSDIVVRGEIPQAVRRNIELWAGCVAGALEEQEYITKLNRAGFEQVSIEPTRVYTAADARELFEGTDLDLNTIAPLVDGKFLSGFVRATKPEASPVACCSTTCCS
- a CDS encoding winged helix-turn-helix transcriptional regulator; this encodes MVTSALSTKKAVALFHALSDETRLELLDRLKDGERCVCELMDSMKAAQSRLSFHLKVLKDAGLVEDRREGRWMYYSLSAQAIEELEDLVGSLKKAAKSAVSAGRCC
- a CDS encoding recombinase family protein, with translation MSAALYIRVSSPKGRRIDSQCAELETWHKRQRLKTIHWFEDRYSATNLQRPAFQELQNATFKGEIDTVVVGKLDRLLSGPHASITVHSPLTVKSCTQ
- a CDS encoding arsenate reductase ArsC; protein product: MKQRVLFLCTGNSARSQMAEGLLRHLAGDRFDALSAGTYPVGLNPGAVAAMRELGIDISAQRSKRMDEFVDQAFDYVITVCDRAKESCPRWPHTGRLLHWSFDDPAIVTGSPEQQRQAFRTVRDHIKTHLEEFLSTSFRNSHQRSS
- a CDS encoding VIT family protein, with the protein product MPHFETHSIRRIGWLRAAVLGANDGLVSTASLVLGVAAAGASSTSIVTAGVAGLVAGAMAMAAGEYVSVSSQADTVRADLDRERKELAANPVQEHREMTAIYVARGLDAELASNVATQLMAHDALGAHGRDELGISDIVTARPVQAALASAVTFSVGAALPLLVVLLVPVSALMWAVSGSSIVFLALLGSLAARVGGASVMTAAARVTIWGALAMAVTAGVGALFGVPA